TTCCCGCTGGATAGTATCGAGCCTGTTGCCAAAGGCGAATTCGGCGGCGATGTGCTACAGAGAGTCATGGGGCCATTGGGACAATGGTGCGGTGCGATTTTGTGGGAATCCAAAAGAACCAAGAATTGGAGTGACGGTTGGCTGGCAAAACTACGCGGCGATCAACGCAGCGCGAAAGCGGAAATAGCGGTGCTGGTATCCAGCACGTTACCGAAAGACATTGAAACATTCGGTCAGATCGATGGAGTCTGGATTACCGAGCCTCGTCTGGCGCTGCCGCTTGTCATCGCTCTGCGTCAATCCCTGATCGAAATCGCCAGCACACGGCAAACCCAGGAAGGACAAGAAACCAAAATGGAATTGGTCTATCAGTATTTGACCGGACCAAGATTCAAACATCGCATCGAAGCCATTGTCGAGAAATTCTCCGACATGCAGGCTGATCTCGACAGAGAACGCAAAGCCATGACGCGGCTCTGGGCCAAGCGGGAAATGCAAATTCAGGGTGTCATTGAATCCACCGTGGGCATGTATGGCGATCTGCAAGGCATTGCAGGGCGGGCGCTACCAGCCATTGAGGGATTGGAGTTACCGCTGCTGGATTTGAAAGACTCCGGTAACGAACCTTAGCCAGCAACTTCATATCCACTGCAAAAACCCTCCTTATCCCACGCACCACAATAGCTTCAGGAAATTTCATCCGACCGGCCGGGATAAACTCAGTAAGAAAATTTACTCGAGTATCTAAAGAAATTTAACCAGCTTTCGTTAAAAAAAGCGTACTTGTCACGCCACATGATAAAAAATGAGTTTATCGATCAATACCAATCTAGGAGCGCTGAATAGTTCGCGGTATTTGTCCGCAACTACAAATGATCTCGGCCGTTCATTAGAACGGCTGTCATCGGGTATGCGGATTAACAGTGCCAGGGATGACGCGGCGGGCCTCGCCATCTCGGACCGGATGACATCGCAAATCCGCGGCTTAAATCAGGCGACCAGAAATGCCAGCGATGGAGTCTCGATGCTGCAAACCGCCGATGGTGCATTGACTTCGATGACTTCCGCATTGCAACGTATCCGTGAACTCTCCATACAAGCAGCGAATTCAACTAATAGTCTCAGCGACAAGAAAGCATTACAAGAAGAAGCGAATCAACTGATTCAGGAAATAGAAAACGTTTCCACCACAGCTACATTTAACGGCGACAAAATATTCGATAATTCCGGCAGCAGTGTTCTCGGTAATTCCGATCAACTGGCTGTTATGTATGGATTACAAAATGGCTGGCTGGAAGATGCGGAAAGCAAGATCCAGCAATATTTCGGCATTTCCGCCGATGGCGCCGATATGAATATCGAACTGACAACGTTTACCGATGGCGCGGGTGGAACTGCTGCCCGGGTGGTAGGTTCGGTACCCGGAAGCTATACGGGTAAGGCGGCTAATGTCAAATTGCAGATCGATATGAGCGACTTCACGCCACCCAATTTACCCGACGGCGGCAATGCGCCATTTTATAACGACCGGATTATTGCGCATGAAATGGTACACGCCGTGATGTACCGGAGCATGAATATCGGTTCGATGTTTGATCCCGCCGGAGATCAAACATGGTTTATGGAAGGCGCTGCGGAATTCATTCATGGTGCCGACGAGCGCTTACAATCCTCGATCAGCGGCGTCGGCATCGGCGGTGTCATGGCTAAAGCAGCAACTTTCGGCTCAGCCGGTGCAGCCTGGGGAGGAACTTCGGATGATTACTCCGCAGCCTACTCCGCCGTGCGCTACTTGCATCAAGTGATCAAGGACAACGGCGGCTCGGGCATCAAAGATGTCATGGTTTACTTAAACCAGAATCAAAGCGCCACACTCAGCGATGCCATTAATGCCGCGACGGGCGGTTTATATGCAAACGCCGATGCCTTTAATGCCGATTTTGTCACGAACGGAGCCGCATACATTGCCGGTATGAATCTGACCGACACCGATACTGGTGCGATCGGCGGCTCAAATGCCGATGGAGGCGCAATCCAAACCGCCAAAAGCGTTATTTCCGATACCAGTTCAAGAGGCGGCACCAATCCGCTCGGCGGATTTAACGAAATCTGGGAAAATATAAATGCCGCTGCGGTCGGTAATAACAAACAGTTGCAGGTCGGTGCAAACAAAACCGACACCATGAATGTGACCTTCGGAGCGGTCAATACTGCCGCGATGAGTATCCAAAGTGTCGATCTGGTTAACAATGCAGGATTTGCCACCTACATGATGGATCTGGCGCTGAATCATGTCAATGAAGAAAGATCGAAGATCGGTGCACAGCTGAACCGGCTGGAATCGGTCATTACCAACAACAATACCAGTGTCGAGTCTACCGTGGCGAGCCGGTCACGTATCCAGGATGCCGACTATGCGCAAGAGACCACTACGTTGACGAAAACACAGATTATGCAGCAGGCCGCCACTGCGGTATTGGCACAAGCCAATACATCGCCGCAAATGTTGATGGCGCTGCTCAAGTAAGCCAGTCGTATTCTAGACTTCCCATCCCGCTTTTTATCCTCCTGTTTTTTGCACAAGAATTATTTCACTCACCTGAAATCCGGTTGCTTATTACGTTTGAGCTGATACACTGAATTCCAGGAAATAGTGACAGCGGAATCATCCGCAATTTGATGTAAACCGCTCGAAACTGATTGTTAATCACACGAAAGGTTTATCATGACAGACATTGATTATAAAAGGCGCCAATTCCTGCAATACAGCGCTTTAGGCACCCTGGCTGCCACCCTGCCCGGTTTCGCATTGGCCGATAACCGAGTTATTAACAAAACGCCCGATCATTCATTCAAAGCCGACGTTGAAATTGCGTTAACCGCTCAGAATGCGGACGTTTCTATCCTGCCGGGTGCTCATACGCATGTTTTCAAATACACCGGAAAATTACTCAAAGGGCCTCAAACCGCGCTCAAGGAATTGCCCGGTTATTTGGGACCGATCCTCAATTTTGAACGAGGTCAGAAAGTCCGGATATTCTTTTATAATCAGCTACCGGAACCATGCGCTACCCATTGGCACGGCATGCATGTACCACAAGTGATGGATGGCCATCCAATGTATGCGATCCATCATGGCGAGCAGTATGTTTACGAATTTGAGGTAAAAAACCCAGCCGGTACCAATTGGTATCATTCACATACCCATGAATTAACGGCTTCTCAGGTATATCAGGGCTTGGCCGGACTGATCACCATCACCGATGAAGCCGAGCGTAAACTGGAATTACCCAGCGGTGAATATGACATTCCGCTGGTCATCCAGGATCGCAGTTTCTCGCAGGGTAATCAATTACGTTACATGCTCAATATGCACCAGCGCATGCGCGGCTTTCTGGGCGACACGATCCTGGTGAATGGCCAAAGTGACAGCCCTATCGCCGTTAAAACACGGGCGTACCGCTTGCGCATCCTGAATGGATCGAACTCCAGAATCTACAAGCTGGGCTGGGATGACGGCACACCGTTAACCGCGATCGGCACCGATGGCGGGTTACTGGAAAAACCGGAAACTTTCCCCTACATCATGCTCGCCCCCGCCGAGCGGGTAGAGCTGTGGGTCGATTTCAGCGGCCGCAAACCCGGTTCCGATCTAACGCTGCAAAATCTTGCTTACCAGGGATCCGCCGCGCATATGGGAGGAGGCATGGGAGGCGGGCGCCACGGTATGGGCCGGATGGGCATGATGGATGGCGCTTCAGGTCAGAATGACGTGTTTCCTATCGTTAAATTCCGGATCACCGGACAAGTCAGCGATTCACCCGCATTACCGGCCGCATTGATTCCATTGCACCGCTTGACTGCCACGGATGTTACCCATCCGGACACCACTGTGCCGATTACCATCGGCATGCGGCATATGGCATTCAATCTCAACGGCAAAACGTTCGAGATGCAAAACTATTCCGAACTGGAAAAAATTCCGCTTAACTCCGTTCAGAGAATCAAAATATCCCATGATAACCAGGGAATGGGTGGAGGAATGCGCGGCGGCCGAGGTGGCGGCATGGGCATGATGATGGCATTGCCGCACCCTATCCACATCCACGGCCAGCAGTTTCAGATCCTATCGCGCAAACAAAACAACCAGGGCGGCGCTTACGATACGGTCAAAGACGGATTCATTAACAGCGGCTGGAAAGACACTGTCTTGGTCATGCCGGGCGAAGAAGTGGAAATCATTAAACCCTTCAAGGACTATAGCGGCTTATTTCTTTATCACTGCCATAACCTGGAGCACGAAGACATGGGCATGATGCGCAATTACTTTATCAGTTGATTTCTCGCAAACCGGCTTGCTGGGTTTATCGCGCATATTCCACTGGCAACTCAATCCAGAAAGTACTGCCTACGCCCAATTCACTGTCGGCACCGACCGTACCGCCCATTAATTCGACAATCTGGCGCGTAATGGATAATCCGATACCGGTCCCTTCAATGCCGCTATTCGTAGCATCCAATCGATTAAACGGCTGGAAGAGTTCGGCCATTTTATGCGTCGCGATACCGTTCCCGGTATCGGTAATGAGTATCCGCAAATTGCCCGTGGTGTCCGGTGAGGCGCTCGCGCCGATATGCACTGTGCCGCCTTTGCGGTTGTACTTAACGGCGTTGGATATCAGATTGAGCATGACTTGCTTAAACCGGATTCGATCGGTATGAAGTACCTTACCGGCCACGCCAGCTTGCACCAGTTGAACACCCAGCTTATCCGCTTGGGTCTGCACCAAGCTGATACACTCCTCGATAATCGGGCCAATTTCAACCGGCTCCAACTTCAGATCGATCCGTCCCGATTCGATCCGGGCCAAGTCCAGCACTTCATTAATCAATGCCAGCAAATGCGTGCCCGCATTCCTGATTTCCTTGATGTACTTAAGATGTTGACTGCGGGGATCTTCCAGTTCCATTAATTGGCTAAACCCCAGAATCGCATTCAGGGGTGTGCGTAGTTCATGGCTCATACTGGAAAGAAATTGGGATTTGGCCTGGTTGGCCCGCTCCGCTTCTTGCCGGGCATGAATAAGCGCCTCCTCGGCAGCCTTGCGCTCAGTAATATCTTCGGCGATACCCTCGATGCACAAATCGCCGTTCGCATCACTGGCCGGATGCGCCGAGGCCAGGATCGTGTGCTCGCTGCCATCCGGATGAACAAAACTCATCTCGAATTGCACAAAATCCATTTTTCCTTGCGCAATCTGGGTAGCGACAGAATAAGCATGATCCAGCGAATCCGGGTGCCAATTAGTAATGCGATCCCAGAATCTTCCGATGGCTTCTTCCTTCGTAATACCAAAAACTTTATCGACCCCGCTGCTGATGTAGGTGAGCTCCCCTGTCAGCGCTTTGTGGCTATAAATGACAAATTTACCACCGATGTCTTCCACCAAGCGTTGATATCGTTCCTGACTTTCCCGCAGCGCCTGTTCCGCCTGCAAACGCGCGGTAATATCTTCGATAATCGACCAGATCAACTTCCGGCCAGAAGCATCGCGGATCACGACACCGTTGAGTTGAACCTGATACCGGCTACCATCCTTGCGGATATATTCCTTGCGGTAAGGACCGAAACTGCCCATCGCTTGTAGACTCTCAAGCTGGCGCGCCTCATCGGCAGCATACTCCCGCGGTGTAATATCCCAGTACGTCAGATTAAGAAATTCCTCGCGCGTATAACCGGTAGGCGCTAACAAGGCATCATTGAATTCGATGAATTGACCGGTAGCATAATCATTTAAGGCAATACCAACCGGTGACATTACGAACAACGTTCTCAGACGTGTCTCACTATCCTGGTTCTTTTGATGAAATCTGGCTATCGCAATCAGCGGCAATAGAATTAAAACACCGGTTAGAATCAAGCCCAGCCGGAAAAGAATAGACTCGCCACTTGCGGCAGACCAGCCACCTTTGGGGATTGCCGCCATCTGCCAGGAACCATTATCCGGCAAGGAGATATCGAGTAGTACAGGATGCTGATCGAAGATTTGACTGGTTCCGAAAAACACCTTGCCGTTTTCCGGCCCATCGTTCCGCCGCAGCGCAATATCAAATTCTTCCGCAAGAACCAGTAAACCGCTTGCCCGGTATAACTGATCCACATCGATCACGGCGGAGATCACTCCCCAAAATGCGTGATCCTCTCTGGATTCATGGCGATCGAGAAATACCGGGATGCGCGCGATAAAACCTTGGCCACCTTGAACCAGATCGACTGGCCCGTCAAATATAAGACTTTCACTGTCTCGCGCTCGCAGCACGGCTTGGAGTTGCTTGGGATGATGGCGGAAATTCAAACCGATGGCCGCTTCGTTGCCTTCGAGCGGATACATATACTTTATGATTAAATCGGGCGCGGCGCCGATATTGCGCAATTGCGACCGGCCTTTGAACAAATACTGAGCTAATTGGGCAAATTTATCCGCCGGCAGATCCGGTTCAACCGAAACCGACGCGACCAGACCCTGAACCAGTTGCGCATTACTGGTGATGTGACCTTCCAAAGTAGCACGCAACAGGCTAAGCCGGGTAAATACCGCATCACGCAAATCGCGCTCCTGGTTACGCGTATGCAAATGATCGACATAGAATCCGACCGGCAGAAGGCAAATTCCAACCACGAACACCGGCAAAAAAATAAATTGCCTATTGTGCAGGCAAGACAGGAAACGAGCGGCGGCGTTATGCATCATAAGTCACGAATAATGAAGCCGGATCAATCATTGACCACTGGAATTATCGATTTACGGGCAATCCGTACATGGCGCATTGCACCGGATAAAAAAAGAGTTGCATGAGAAAGCATAGCTGAGCAATGGAATAAAAAATTACATGGCCGATGATTATCCGCCCAATCGTATCAGACACTCTGGCGTTTTTTATTATTGTTTTCCAATTTCTCATCATATCCGTCGTTCGATTCCATTCATCAAAGAAACGCTGAGAAAACTAATTTTGCTCGTCAGTATCGGAAAAACCGCAGAAAAGATTACCTTTCACATCGCTGTTTATCCTATAGAAATCACACCAGCTTTTTATAATGACACATCCCGGCATGCATTCCGGCCATCGATAATTTAATGATTTTGGAACGGCATCAATGTTACTCATTAATAATAGGTAAACAACATGAATCAGATTGCATTCAATGAAACGAAATACCGGCCAGAAGAATCCGCCCCTATCGATTTGCAACAAATCCTAACGCATATCAATACACTCCCGGCCATGCCGGCCATTGCGCAAAAATTGCTCGGGCTGGCGTTGAACACAGATCATGGCGAAACGCAGATGCTCAAGCTGGTCGCGCAAGACTCGCAGATCTCAGCCAAGATCATCGGATTATCAAACTCCGCTTTGTTCGCCACGCCTGGCATTATCACGTCGATCATCGATGCCGCCATGTATCTCGGCTTGACGCAAATAAAATCGGTCGCCATCGGCATGGCAACCGTTTCGGCATTGACCAAACCGCCCGAAGGCAAATTGAAATCCGCCGATTTATGGGCTCACAGCATGACCATTGCCTCGGCCATGCGCGTTATTGCCAAACACATGCCCGCAAAAACCAGACCCGTGGACGAACAAATTTTTCTCGCGGGATTGCTACACGACATCGGTTATAACGTGCTTAATTTTATTGCCAAGGATACGTGCAACGCACTCTACGAAAAACTCAGCACCCCATCGGATGCATCACCGCTGGAAATAGAACATGCGCTGCTCGGCACGCATCATGGCGAGATCGGCGCACAACTCGGCATTCACTGGGGGCTACCGGCTGAAATCATTGCCGTCATCCGCTATCACCACATCCCTAATAGCGCGAACGCTGAAATCGGCCAACCGCTGGTACGGCTCGTCAATCTGGCCGAGCGAATGCTGCCGGATTTTGCAATCATCGAATCCACCGCGCAAGAAATCACTCCACAGGAATGGATCGCACTTGGCATCGATCCAGGCAAAGCAGACAGCATTGCCGAGGAAATCAGCAGTGTGGCAGAGCAGGCCAAGCAACTGATCAGTATCATTTAACCATGCTAACCAGCCACTTAGCCGAACCGGCCTCGATTCTTACAGTAGCTATCGAAGCCAGCGCAAGTAAAATTGCCGTCAAAAATGAATTCGCCCGCTTCTAACTTTTGAGCGAATCCAATTTAAGTGTTGAGCTATAAAAGGTAGTAAGAAACATCAAATTTCCTCAGCCGCATTCTGCCTCGACGCATAAACATACCCCCCAATCGCTCCCACGACCAGCCCTAGCGGCGCTGCGATAAAGAGTCCGATCATCGATCCTTGGCTGGTATCTTTGGAAATGACCATCGGCCCGAGAAAACCCAGGGTAAAGAACAGTCCGCCCAGGATTAATGCACCGCCGGTAACTGCAACCAAAGTGCTTATTCTTTCTCCCGCAACCAGTTTCCAGGTAAACCACGCGGCGAAGGTTGCGCAAACAACCGAAACGGTGGCGGAAAGCCAGGCAGGAAAGCCGGTTGTAATCGTTAGAATGGTGCTGATAGAAAACAGTACAATCAAAAACATCAAAAAAGAGACGAGTGGTTTAAGGATCTGAATCATTGCAGCGTGTATCCGTTGAGTGGTCATTTAACAGCGCAGCATTGTAAACTATCTCCCGGACATCCACCGCTTGGTTTTACCACATGAGGCCAGCTTCACTATGAACACATTTAACCCGCAGCGGCGCAAATTATTGCAGTACGGTTTCATGGCATTGGGTGCGTTTGCCGGTAATGTTTTGCTGCCGTCCGCTGTCCGGTCGGCAGCGTCGCTGGCAGTGCTGGGCGATCTTTTGCCGCCGGACCGGAACGGTGTGCGCTTGCCCGCAGGATTCACTTCGCGCATCGTGGCTCATTCCGGGCAAACAATTTCCGGTTACCGCTGGCATGCCGCGCCGGATGGCGGGACTACGTTTGCCGCCCCGGATGGCGGCTGGATTTATGTTTCCAATAGCGAATTGGACAACCAGGCGGGCGGCGTAGGCGCGTTGCGCTTCAATGCTGCCGGTGATGTTGTCGATGCGTATCCGATCCTGCAACATACTAACCGCAATTGCGCGGGCGGGCATACGCCGTGGCAGACTTGGCTGTCGTGCGAGGAAATCGATAAAGGCCGGGTGTGGGAATGCGATCCGTTTGGCCGCAAGGCGGCGCAAGTCCGCAGCGCGCTCGGCGTATTCCGGCATGAAGCGGTTGCGGTGGATACGCAGAACAAACAGCTTTATCTGACCGAAGACCAGCCGGATGGCTGTTTGTACCGCTATACCGCACATGCACTCGATGCCGCCGGCAATCCCGGTCTCGACGAGGGTGTGCTGGAAGTGGCCGAAGTCATCGATGGCCGCATTGGCGCGGTGCGCTGGCACGCCCTGCCCGACCCTCAAGCGGTTTCCATACCAACCCGAAAACAAGTCGCCAACAGCACCCGGTTTGATGGCGGGGAAGGCATCTGGTATCACCAGGGCATCGTTTACTTTTCCACCAAGGGCGACGATCGCGTGTGGGCGTATGACGTGGAACGCCAGCACCTCAGCATCGTGTACAACGCCGCGTTATACCCGCGGCCGGTCTTGACCGGTGTGGATAATATCACCGGCAATGCAGCGGGAGATTTACTGATCGCCGAGGATAAAGGCGATATGCAGATCGTGGTGCTGACCGCCGGTAAGATTTTGCCGCTGTTGCAGCTGGCGGGTCATGACCGCTCGGAAGTCACCGGTCCGGCGTTCAGTCCCGATGGTTCGCGCTTGTATTTCAGTTCGCAGCGCGGCAAAACCGGGCGCGCCGAGGATGGCATGACGTTTGAAATCTCCGGGCCATTCTGAAGCTATTTCCTGACACTTGATAAATTCCTGCCGTGAACCCATTTAGTCGTGGAGAATGGGTAAGCAATACGGATATGCATGCAACTTCACTAATGCGCTGAAAGCGGCAATAATGAGATGCCGGAAGCGTAATCAACGAGGGGAACTGACTTGGAATTTAAGGATTACTACAAAACATTAGGTGTCTCGCGCGATGCGACAGCGGAAGAGATCAAGAAATCGTTCCGCCGATTGGCACGCAAGTACCACCCGGATGTTTCCAAGGAAACGGACGCCGAGCACAAAATGCAAGAAATCAACGAGGCTAACGCGGTACTGTCCGATCCGGAAAAACGCGCTGCCTACGATCAATTGGGGCAAGGCGGATTTCAGCCAGGCAGCGATTTTCAGCCGCCACCCGGATGGGATAGCAATTTTGAGTTCCGGGGACGGGGATTTAACGGTGCGCAAGCAGCGGATTTCAGCGATTTCTTTGCCGAATTATTCGGCGGCGGCATGGGCGCGGGCACGCGCCATACGCATCAACGCAAACGCGGTGAAGATCATCACGCCAAAATCATGCTCGACCTGGAAGACAGCTATCACGGCACAACCCGCAGTTTGACGCTGCGCATGCCCAAACTCGACGATCAAGGGCGCACCGTGCTGGCCGAGCATACGCTGAATGTGCGCATTCCCAAAGGCGTACACGCCGGGCAAGTGATCCGGCTGGCCGGACAAGGCGGTCCGGGGCATGCCGGTGAAGCGGCCGGAGACTTGTTCCTGGAAGTTCACTTCAAGCCGCATAGCCGTTACCGGATCGAAAACAAGGATGTCTATGCCACATTACCGGTCGCGCCCTGGGAAGCAATGCTGGGTGCAACCATCAAAATACCGGTGCCGGATGGTCAAGTCGAAGTGCGTGTGCCGGAAAATTCCCAGTCCGGGCGTAAACTGCGTTTGAAAGGACGCGGCATTCCGGCGGCAACACCCGGCGATTTGTATCTGGTGCTGGAAGTCGTGCTGCCACCGGCCACCGGTGAAAAAGAACGCACGTTTTATCAAACCATGGCGCAGGAACTCGCATTTAATCCGCGCCAAAATCTCGGAGTCTAGGTCATGTCGAATGAGATTGAAGCCATTTTACTGGAAGATGCCCTATTCAGCCTGGATGAGCTGGCACGAAGCTGCCATGTCAGCCGGGAGTGGATCATCGAACGCGTGCAGTGGGGCTTGTTGCGCAATGACGATTTAATCGGCGCCGACCCGGATGTATGGATATTCGATAGCCGCAGCTTTATGCGCATCAGAAGAATCATCGCGGTAGAACGCGACTTCGAGGGCAATCCGGAATTGGCCGGACTGGTCGCCGATATGATCGAGGAAATTGAATCGCTGCGCGCCCGCCTGAAAGCATCCGGACTGGATGAAAGCTAAGAAATTATCGATTCGATAAACGTATTCATCAGGAAATCACCATGTCTTTACATATCGTATGCCCGCACTGCCATGCCACCAACCGCGTACCGGCAGACCGTCTCGAGGCATCGCCCCAATGCGGCGCTTGCCATCAACCGCTGTTTGCCGCACAACCGGCCGAATTGACGGAGCATCATTTCAACCGGCACATCACCAACAACGATATTCCGGTGCTGATCGATTTCTGGGCGCCGTGGTGCGGCCCCTGCCGCATGATGGCGCCGGCCTTCAGCAAAGCAGCGGCTGCTCTGGAACCGCACATGCGTCTGGTCAAAGTCAATACCGAAGAAGAGCAAGGATTGGCCGCTCGTTATAACATCCGCAGCATTCCAACCTTGGTACTATTTAAAGGCGGCCGGGAAATCACCCGGCAAGCGGGCGCGATGGGCGAGCACGATCTGATACGATGGGCACAAGCCTATAGCAAATAATGAAAAATAATCACTAAAGGAGCGAATATTCATGCCCAACGGATTCTTTTCCCGTTTCATCTGGTACACGCTGGCCGGTGTATTGCTGGTGTTATTTTTTCACAGCTTCCTTTACCACTATTTTCCGAATATTTTTCATTGGAATCCCTTTTCCGGCCAGAGCCAGCAAGAGAGCGCGGAACCCCGCGTCGTACAGGCGCGCGGCAATCTGGCGGAAGACGAAAAAAGCACGATTGAATTATTTGAAAATTCGCGTGACTCGGTGGTGTTCATCACCACCCGCCAGCGCGTCATGGATGCCTGGACGCGCAATACTTTTTCCGTTCCCAGCGGCACCGGCTCGGGGTTTATCTGGGATGATAGCGGGCACATCATCACCAATCTTCACGTAGTTAAAGGCGCCAGCGAAGCCACCGTGCGTCTCGCCGACGGACGCGATTACAAGGCTTCCCTGGTCGGCGCAAGCCCGGCGCACGACATCGCCGTGCTGAAAATCGGCATCGGCTTTCAGCGGCCAGCCCCGGTGCCGATCGGCACCAGCAACGATCTTAAGGTGGGGCAAAAAGTATTCGCCATCGGCAATCCATTCGGTCTGGACTGGACGTTGACCACTGGGATCGTCTCCGCATTGGATCGCTCACTCCCCGGCGGCGATGGACGCACCATCGACAATCTGATTCAAACCGACGCCGCCATCAACCCCGGCAATTCCGGCGGCCCGCTGTTGGATTCCGCAGGCCGCCTGATCGGCATCAATACCGCCATTTACAGCCCCAGCGGCGCCAGCGCCGGGATTGGCTTTGCCGTGCCGGTCGATACCGTCAACCGCGTCGTTCCGCAAATCATCAGCCGCGGCAAATATATCCGCCCGGCCATGGGCATCACCGTCGACAGCAAACTGAACAACCGTTTGACTCAATTTCTGAAAGTGAACGGCGTGGTTATCCTAAGCATCGGCCCCGGCTCAGCCGCCGACGAAGCCGGATTGCGCGGCGCAACACTGACCCCGGAAGGCAACATCATCGCCAACGACATCATTGTTGCCGTTGATGGAAAACCCATGGATTCAGTGGAAAAATTGCTGAACCGTATCGATAGCTACAAAGTCGGCGACATCATCACGATTACCGTGCTGCGTAAGGGTGAGAAAATGGACGTGCCGGTTACGTTGCAACCGGGGGAATGATGTTACACAGTCTGCGGAATTCGCATAAAAAGGCGGCATGCAACCGATTTGAGCAACTGACAAAGTAATCTATTGATCACCTGCCAGCACAATGACCGAAAAATCATCGCTGCCGCCCGCGCGGCGTGCAGCTTTGAGGACATTCACAAGGTCTGCTTCAGACTCATTGGCAAAGAGCGCAGCAATCTGTACATCATCCAGGGCTTCGTTTAATCCATCGCTGCACAATAGAATACGTTCACCGCGTTGCAATTCATGCGTGGCGATATTTGCCCTGAAGTCATCGCATTCGGCATCCACGATGAACTGGCAAGTAAGGCCTTGCAAGATACTCGCAGAATTTGT
The DNA window shown above is from Nitrosomonas sp. Is35 and carries:
- a CDS encoding flagellinolysin produces the protein MSLSINTNLGALNSSRYLSATTNDLGRSLERLSSGMRINSARDDAAGLAISDRMTSQIRGLNQATRNASDGVSMLQTADGALTSMTSALQRIRELSIQAANSTNSLSDKKALQEEANQLIQEIENVSTTATFNGDKIFDNSGSSVLGNSDQLAVMYGLQNGWLEDAESKIQQYFGISADGADMNIELTTFTDGAGGTAARVVGSVPGSYTGKAANVKLQIDMSDFTPPNLPDGGNAPFYNDRIIAHEMVHAVMYRSMNIGSMFDPAGDQTWFMEGAAEFIHGADERLQSSISGVGIGGVMAKAATFGSAGAAWGGTSDDYSAAYSAVRYLHQVIKDNGGSGIKDVMVYLNQNQSATLSDAINAATGGLYANADAFNADFVTNGAAYIAGMNLTDTDTGAIGGSNADGGAIQTAKSVISDTSSRGGTNPLGGFNEIWENINAAAVGNNKQLQVGANKTDTMNVTFGAVNTAAMSIQSVDLVNNAGFATYMMDLALNHVNEERSKIGAQLNRLESVITNNNTSVESTVASRSRIQDADYAQETTTLTKTQIMQQAATAVLAQANTSPQMLMALLK
- a CDS encoding multicopper oxidase family protein is translated as MTDIDYKRRQFLQYSALGTLAATLPGFALADNRVINKTPDHSFKADVEIALTAQNADVSILPGAHTHVFKYTGKLLKGPQTALKELPGYLGPILNFERGQKVRIFFYNQLPEPCATHWHGMHVPQVMDGHPMYAIHHGEQYVYEFEVKNPAGTNWYHSHTHELTASQVYQGLAGLITITDEAERKLELPSGEYDIPLVIQDRSFSQGNQLRYMLNMHQRMRGFLGDTILVNGQSDSPIAVKTRAYRLRILNGSNSRIYKLGWDDGTPLTAIGTDGGLLEKPETFPYIMLAPAERVELWVDFSGRKPGSDLTLQNLAYQGSAAHMGGGMGGGRHGMGRMGMMDGASGQNDVFPIVKFRITGQVSDSPALPAALIPLHRLTATDVTHPDTTVPITIGMRHMAFNLNGKTFEMQNYSELEKIPLNSVQRIKISHDNQGMGGGMRGGRGGGMGMMMALPHPIHIHGQQFQILSRKQNNQGGAYDTVKDGFINSGWKDTVLVMPGEEVEIIKPFKDYSGLFLYHCHNLEHEDMGMMRNYFIS
- a CDS encoding PAS domain S-box protein, with protein sequence MMHNAAARFLSCLHNRQFIFLPVFVVGICLLPVGFYVDHLHTRNQERDLRDAVFTRLSLLRATLEGHITSNAQLVQGLVASVSVEPDLPADKFAQLAQYLFKGRSQLRNIGAAPDLIIKYMYPLEGNEAAIGLNFRHHPKQLQAVLRARDSESLIFDGPVDLVQGGQGFIARIPVFLDRHESREDHAFWGVISAVIDVDQLYRASGLLVLAEEFDIALRRNDGPENGKVFFGTSQIFDQHPVLLDISLPDNGSWQMAAIPKGGWSAASGESILFRLGLILTGVLILLPLIAIARFHQKNQDSETRLRTLFVMSPVGIALNDYATGQFIEFNDALLAPTGYTREEFLNLTYWDITPREYAADEARQLESLQAMGSFGPYRKEYIRKDGSRYQVQLNGVVIRDASGRKLIWSIIEDITARLQAEQALRESQERYQRLVEDIGGKFVIYSHKALTGELTYISSGVDKVFGITKEEAIGRFWDRITNWHPDSLDHAYSVATQIAQGKMDFVQFEMSFVHPDGSEHTILASAHPASDANGDLCIEGIAEDITERKAAEEALIHARQEAERANQAKSQFLSSMSHELRTPLNAILGFSQLMELEDPRSQHLKYIKEIRNAGTHLLALINEVLDLARIESGRIDLKLEPVEIGPIIEECISLVQTQADKLGVQLVQAGVAGKVLHTDRIRFKQVMLNLISNAVKYNRKGGTVHIGASASPDTTGNLRILITDTGNGIATHKMAELFQPFNRLDATNSGIEGTGIGLSITRQIVELMGGTVGADSELGVGSTFWIELPVEYAR
- a CDS encoding HDOD domain-containing protein — its product is MNQIAFNETKYRPEESAPIDLQQILTHINTLPAMPAIAQKLLGLALNTDHGETQMLKLVAQDSQISAKIIGLSNSALFATPGIITSIIDAAMYLGLTQIKSVAIGMATVSALTKPPEGKLKSADLWAHSMTIASAMRVIAKHMPAKTRPVDEQIFLAGLLHDIGYNVLNFIAKDTCNALYEKLSTPSDASPLEIEHALLGTHHGEIGAQLGIHWGLPAEIIAVIRYHHIPNSANAEIGQPLVRLVNLAERMLPDFAIIESTAQEITPQEWIALGIDPGKADSIAEEISSVAEQAKQLISII
- a CDS encoding multidrug ABC transporter permease, which encodes MTTQRIHAAMIQILKPLVSFLMFLIVLFSISTILTITTGFPAWLSATVSVVCATFAAWFTWKLVAGERISTLVAVTGGALILGGLFFTLGFLGPMVISKDTSQGSMIGLFIAAPLGLVVGAIGGYVYASRQNAAEEI